A single region of the Vicia villosa cultivar HV-30 ecotype Madison, WI linkage group LG4, Vvil1.0, whole genome shotgun sequence genome encodes:
- the LOC131595536 gene encoding phospho-N-acetylmuramoyl-pentapeptide-transferase homolog — protein MASYSGLLNHRNLPLRLSRINHLSPSSHFHCATLKLRPLIIRQYRLCVRRNVISTKAFDEDSFDFPILDNWGPEESSSYVLLSSDEEDFDDEVFLIPLNDVDLPSASASASNNDALTVASHRLATIGRGHKKHRISLGLFITMGLIIILTVLLLYVDWFVWKIVRLPLAPFYLTRPFLVSAILVSFAGYVCVPIFHHLKAIHIMKLRGPLRHQLKRRTPTLGGLLFVPIGIIVAHVIADSSSIEVSGVSGVTIAFAAVGLLSDILNLTKNHWRGLPALAEVFLEVAVGTCFSFWLNITSISSPYGMKTLLPLPVGLVYLGRYYHLLTSCCFVSMAHGVKLADALDGLAGGTAALAFIGMSIAVLPICSELAIFGASMAGSCVGFLLYNRHKASVYMGNTGSLALGGALTAMAACTGMFFPLLISSGIFIVESSSVILQVLHLKITKGLLGGSWAFLRMPPLHRRLQLLRFREPNIVLGAYLISSVLALLGGYVGLISA, from the exons ATGGCTTCTTACTCTGGTCTACTCAACCACCGCAACCTCCCTCTCCGTCTCTCCCGGATTAACCACCTCTCTCCCTCTTCTCATTTCCACTGCGCTACTCTCAAA ttACGTCCATTGATTATTCGGCAATACAGGCTATGTGTTCGACGTAATGTCATTTCTACTAAAGCTTTCGACGAG GATTCATTTGACTTTCCAATACTTGATAATTGGGGTCCTGAAGAGAGTTCTTCATACGTGCTCTTATCCAGTGACGAAGAAGACTTTGATGACGAAGTCTTTCTTATCCCACTGAATGATGTTGATCTGCCTTCTGCTTCTGCTTCTGCTTCAAATAATGATGCTTTAACAGTGGCTTCTCATCGGCTTGCAACCATTGGGAGGGGACACAAGAAACATAG GATCAGTTTAGGCCTTTTCATCACTATGGGGCTGATAATCATCTTGACGGTACTGCTTTTATATGTGGATTGGTTTGTGTGGAAAATTGTTAGACTGCCGTTAGCACCTTTTTACTTGACTCGCCCATTTCTCGTATCAGCCATTCTGGTTTCTTTTGCTGGCTATGTTTGTGTCCCAATTTTTCATCATTTGAAAGCTATCCACATTATGAAGCTACGAGGGCCTCTTAGACATCAGTTGAAAAGAAGGACACCTACATTGGGTGGTTTACTTTTTGTACCTATTGGTATAATTGTTGCTCATGTTATTGCTGATTCCTCATCTATAGAAGTGTCCGGGGTTTCTGGTGTAACAATTGCATTTGCAGCAGTCGGTTTACTCAGCGACATATTAAACCTCACAAAGAATCATTGGAGAGGTTTACCAGCACTGGCAGAGGTTTTCTTGGAG GTAGCTGTTGGAACGTGCTTTTCGTTTTGGTTGAACATCACCAGTATATCTTCACCCTATGGCAT GAAAACATTGCTTCCCTTACCAGTAGGCCTTGTGTATTTGGGGCGATATTACCATCTCTTGACCTCGTGTTGTTTTGTTTCCATGGCACATGGGGTTAAATTAGCAGATGCTCTTGATGGACTTGCCGGAGGTACTGCTGCATTGGCTTTTATTGGAATGTCAATAGCTGTGCTTCCGATATGTTCAG AGCTTGCTATATTTGGAGCTTCAATGGCTGGATCTTGTGTTGGATTTCTTCTATACAACAGACACAAAGCATCTGTTTATATGGGTAATACAGGATCTTTGGCCCTTGGTGGTGCATTAACTGCAATGGCTGCTTGTACTGGAATGTTCTTCCCACTATTAATTTCTTCTGGAATTTTCATAGTCGAGTCGTCATCAGTTATTCTTCAG GTTTTGCACTTGAAGATAACTAAAGGTTTGCTGGGAGGAAGTTGGGCCTTTTTAAGAATGCCACCCTTGCATCGTCGCCTCCAGTTGCTCAGGTTCAGAGAACCAAATATTGTACTAGGTGCATATTTGATTTCATCTGTATTGGCTTTGCTGGGCGGATACGTGGGTCTCATTTCAGCTTAA
- the LOC131595537 gene encoding la-related protein 6A, producing MDIGEQGLPSAVATAPTAGDPTASPPPLCDAVITPDPAVDFDYVAEPEIHHALISDEEHNHVHEHDELDHDEHGHEHDHHDEGQEHSHVADTAETGVSLDDLKLKIIKQVEYYFSDENLPTDKYLLSLVRRNKEGFVPIQVIASFRKTKKLTRDQLLIAAALKESSLLVVSGDEKRVKRVNPLRLNEVKDHKLYTVLAENLPEDHSKENIRQIFQKAGNVKKVTINDPRSTAASAKHIKQDKFLGSKLHALVEYETVEAAEKAVALLNNEQDWRNGMRVKFLNRMDKYAHKKQAWKGSSFEKNSSSHAPEKSRDEENHLSHAYKKQAWKESNSEKNSSTHVSEKARDEENHVSHEHHEDTHEEKDGEHLSKDKGGQRYPKQARPRKHKYRATNGMGHGGTSSIHTVEPSKPPPGPRMPDGTRGFAIGRGRPLPASI from the exons ATGGATATCGGTGAACAAGGCCTCCCTTCAGCCGTCGCCACTGCTCCAACCGCCGGCGATCCCACCGCCTCGCCTCCTCCGCTATGTGACGCTGTTATTACTCCCGATCCAGCTGTTGACTTTGATTACGTTGCTGAGCCTGAAATTCATCATGCTTTGATTTCAGACGAAGAGCATAATCATGTTCATGAACATGATGAACTCGATCACGATGAGCATGGGCATGAGCATGACCACCATGATGAAGGCCAGGAACACAGTCACGTGGCTGATACGGCTGAGACTGGTGTCTCATTGGATGATCTCAAGCTCAAGATAATTAAGCAG GTGGAGTATTATTTCAGTGATGAAAATCTGCCCACCGATAAGTATTTGCTGAGTCTCGTCAGAAGGAACAAGGAAGGGTTTG TTCCTATACAAGTGATTGCTTCTTTTAGAAAAACGAAGAAGCTCACACGGGACCAATTATTAATTGCTGCTGCACTGAAGGAATCTTCACTGCTT GTTGTTAGCGGTGATGAGAAAAGAGTTAAGAGGGTCAATCCACTTCGTCTCAATGAAGTGAAAGATCATAAG TTATATACTGTTTTGGCAGAGAATTTGCCGGAGGACCATTCAAAGGAGAACATTCGGCAAATATTTCAAAAAGCTGGAAA TGTAAAAAAGGTAACTATAAATGACCCGCGTTCTACTGCAGCGTCTGCTAAACATATCAAGCAAGACAAGTTTCTTGGTAGCAAG TTGCATGCTCTTGTAGAATATGAGACTGTTGAGGCTGCTGAGAAAGCT GTGGCACTGTTAAATAATGAACAAGACTGGAGAAATGGCATGCGGGTTAAATTTCTCAATCGGATG GATAAGTATGCACACAAAAAACAAGCTTGGAAGGGATCTAGCTTTGAGAAGAATAGCTCAAGTCATGCACCTGAGAAATCTAGAGATGAGGAGAATCATTTGTCACATGCATACAAAAAACAAGCTTGGAAGGAATCTAACTCTGAGAAGAATAGCTCAACTCATGTATCTGAGAAAGCTAGAGACGAGGAGAATCACGTCTCACATGAGCATCATGAAGATACACATGAGGAAAAG GATGGGGAGCATTTGTCAAAGGATAAAGGTGGGCAGAGGTACCCCAAACAGGCAAGACCAAGAAAGCATAAATATCGTGCTACAAATGGAATGG GCCATGGAGGTACATCATCTATTCATACTGTTGAACCATCAAAACCGCCTCCTGGACCAAGAATGCCTGATGGAACACGGGGTTTTGCAATCGGACGAGGTCGGCCACTTCCTGCATCAATTTAG